A region of Acidobacteriota bacterium DNA encodes the following proteins:
- a CDS encoding PIN domain-containing protein, with protein MILVDTGPLVALFDPQDGQHRRCADVLKEIREPAVTTTPVLTEAFHILGPASTGADRLREFIEQGGLSVWFFDRRTLTRAFELMELYADHPMDLADASLVTAAEALGTRRVFTIDRNDFETYRVRRGHRHQPMQILS; from the coding sequence ATGATCCTCGTGGACACGGGGCCGCTCGTGGCCCTGTTCGACCCTCAGGACGGGCAGCACCGGCGATGTGCCGACGTGTTGAAGGAAATCCGGGAGCCGGCCGTCACGACGACGCCCGTGCTGACCGAGGCCTTCCACATCCTTGGCCCGGCGAGCACCGGGGCCGACCGGCTGAGGGAGTTCATCGAACAGGGCGGCTTGTCGGTGTGGTTCTTCGACCGGCGGACGCTCACCAGGGCGTTCGAGCTCATGGAGCTGTACGCGGACCATCCGATGGACCTGGCGGACGCCTCCCTGGTGACGGCGGCCGAAGCGCTGGGCACCCGCCGCGTCTTCACGATCGATCGGAACGATTTCGAGACGTATCGCGTGCGCCGGGGGCATCGCCATCAGCCCATGCAGATCCTCTCCTGA